The DNA segment CCCGGGCCAAGGGCTACGTGTTCCCCTACCTCTGGGACGAGGAGCAGTCCGTGGCCCGCGCCCTGGGCGCCGTCTGCACGCCGGACTTCTTCCTCTACGACGGCCACCGCCACCTCACCTACCGCGGTCGCCTGGACGACAACTGGAAGGATGCCGCCCACGTCACCCGGCAGGAGCTGAGGGTCGCCATCGAGCGCGTGCTGGCGGGCGAGGGACCCCTGAAAGTCCAGCACCCGAGCATGGGCTGCAGCATCAAGTGGAAGGCGGGGGCCTGAGGCTCTTCTTCGCCCTGCCGCTGCCCGCGCCTCTCCGGGAGGCCCTGGGGCACTGGCAGCAGACCGGCCCGCCGGTGCGCTGGTCGAGAACGGAGGGGTTGCATGTGACGCTGGCCTTCCTGGGCGACCGGCCGGCGGAGGCCCTGCCCGCCCTCGACGCGCTCGCCTCCGCCGTCGCCACCCGGCACGCCCCCTTCGCCCTGTGCACGGCGG comes from the Geothrix edaphica genome and includes:
- a CDS encoding thioredoxin family protein, with the translated sequence MALTESTMVPLGTACPDFTLPGVDGRLWSLHDFHCPALLVVVMCNHCPYVQAVDDRINALARTYQDRCAVVGLSANDAETYPEDSFEAMRIRARAKGYVFPYLWDEEQSVARALGAVCTPDFFLYDGHRHLTYRGRLDDNWKDAAHVTRQELRVAIERVLAGEGPLKVQHPSMGCSIKWKAGA